Proteins from one Clostridium cellulovorans 743B genomic window:
- the licT gene encoding BglG family transcription antiterminator LicT, which yields MIIKKIFNNNAILAKDSDNHEFVVMGCGIAFKKSAGEKVDKALIEKTFILKQNDASEKFKLLLEDVPSEYVSLCYDIIQYAKNMLSTKLNDYIYVTLTDHIYNAIKLYDEGLKNLNPLIWEIKKFYAKEFQVGLKALEFIEEELGKKLPEDEAGNITLHLINAQLNSSYNKMEDVAEYTKKIQDVLSIVTYTYGITLDESSISYERFVTHLRFFFQRLNKKELIESDDDFLLKKIKAKYKKAYDCMLKIEKYLDIELTDEEKLYLTIHIQRVTQRTNE from the coding sequence ATGATAATAAAAAAGATATTCAATAACAACGCAATACTTGCTAAAGATTCAGATAATCATGAGTTTGTTGTTATGGGATGTGGAATTGCATTTAAAAAGAGTGCTGGTGAAAAGGTTGATAAAGCTTTAATTGAAAAAACCTTTATACTCAAGCAAAATGATGCTTCAGAAAAATTTAAGTTATTATTAGAAGATGTTCCTTCAGAGTATGTTTCATTATGCTACGATATTATCCAGTATGCAAAAAATATGCTAAGTACCAAGCTAAATGATTATATATATGTTACTCTCACAGACCATATCTATAATGCAATAAAGCTATATGATGAAGGTTTAAAAAATCTCAATCCATTGATTTGGGAAATAAAGAAGTTTTATGCAAAAGAATTTCAAGTTGGTTTAAAAGCTCTGGAATTTATTGAAGAGGAGCTAGGGAAAAAGCTACCAGAGGATGAAGCTGGAAATATAACTCTTCATCTGATAAATGCTCAACTGAATAGTTCTTATAATAAGATGGAAGATGTAGCGGAGTACACCAAGAAGATACAGGATGTTTTAAGTATTGTTACTTATACTTATGGTATAACTCTTGATGAAAGCTCTATCAGCTATGAAAGATTTGTAACTCACCTGAGGTTTTTCTTCCAAAGGTTAAATAAAAAAGAGTTGATAGAAAGTGATGATGATTTTCTTTTGAAGAAGATTAAGGCAAAGTATAAAAAGGCTTATGATTGTATGCTTAAAATAGAGAAATATCTGGATATAGAACTCACTGATGAGGAAAAGTTATATTTAACTATTCATATTCAGCGGGTAACCCAAAGGACAAATGAATAA